The following are encoded in a window of Haladaptatus sp. R4 genomic DNA:
- a CDS encoding carbohydrate ABC transporter permease, translating to MSLDTQSGTNQGTQSEGRFRSAWNEYLPVWLATPMVLVVLLITIFPGIYDLYLSLVNYNYVHPEQLGTFTGLHNFRVIFTDPVVWKSITVTAIFVTCALILELVIGFFLAALLTNVENRWAETFYRIVFILPMAVAPVSLAMIGRIMLDPQLGIIAYAINTYTPFVAPNFLTNLPLLTVILMDAWNWTPFMFIILYAGMSSVPDELKEAARIDGAPTWRTYVHVIIPYMKPVIFVAFLIRLIDLFRTFGTVYGLTRGGPGNATKLISIQIFQTGFTYIDIGAASALAIVYLVVVLIICNVLIRVVGFEGVLE from the coding sequence ATGAGTCTCGACACCCAATCAGGAACGAACCAAGGAACGCAGTCCGAGGGGCGATTCCGCAGCGCGTGGAACGAGTACCTCCCGGTGTGGCTCGCCACGCCGATGGTGCTCGTCGTCCTCCTCATCACGATCTTCCCCGGAATATACGACCTGTACCTCAGCCTCGTCAACTACAACTACGTCCACCCCGAGCAACTCGGGACGTTCACCGGACTCCACAACTTCCGGGTGATATTCACCGACCCCGTCGTCTGGAAGTCGATCACGGTGACGGCCATCTTCGTGACGTGTGCGTTGATCCTCGAACTCGTCATCGGGTTCTTCCTCGCCGCGTTGCTGACGAACGTGGAGAACAGGTGGGCCGAGACGTTCTACAGGATCGTCTTCATCCTGCCGATGGCCGTCGCGCCGGTCAGTTTGGCGATGATCGGACGGATCATGCTCGACCCGCAACTCGGTATCATCGCGTACGCCATCAACACGTACACGCCCTTCGTGGCACCGAACTTCCTCACGAACCTGCCGCTGCTGACGGTCATCCTCATGGACGCGTGGAACTGGACGCCGTTCATGTTCATCATCCTCTACGCGGGGATGTCGTCGGTTCCGGACGAACTGAAAGAGGCGGCGCGCATCGACGGCGCGCCGACGTGGCGGACGTACGTCCACGTCATCATCCCGTACATGAAACCGGTCATCTTCGTGGCGTTCCTCATCCGCCTCATCGACCTGTTCCGTACGTTCGGGACAGTGTACGGACTGACCCGCGGTGGCCCGGGCAACGCGACGAAGCTCATCAGCATCCAAATCTTCCAGACCGGGTTCACGTACATCGACATCGGCGCGGCGAGCGCGCTCGCCATCGTGTACCTCGTCGTCGTCCTCATCATCTGTAACGTGCTGATTCGCGTCGTCGGCTTCGAGGGGGTGTTGGAGTGA